caaatgcataatgtcatataTGCATGACATTATCGCTTATgggtgtttttattatttctattgttttgccttttccagagtgTCAAGTAGTTGGAATCTTACAGCATATAGTCTTTCCGaactgtcttctttcacttagcaatatgtaCCTAAgattcctccatgtcttttcatggtTTAAGaggtcatttctttttatttctgaacgATATTCCCTTATATGGATGTACTGCAGctggtttatccattcacctactgaggacatcttggttgcttgCAATTTTTGATGATTAGAAATACAGCTgcagagggtgcaagggtagttcagtggtagaattctcatctgccatgtaggagacccaggttcgattcctggtccatgcacttcccaaaaaacaaacgaacaagcaaaacaaacaaattcaacaaaatggtgctgcaataacgggatactctcacggaaaaataatgaaatgtaaccatgccatataaaagaaaatacagcataaataaatagacaaatacatgagtgaatgaaaagaaagcatgagCAGGAATGCAGAGAAGTGAGACAGGGCAGGGTGTGTTAATGACAGAGCAGGACATCAGtctgggcaacagtggctcaaccCCACTGAGGACTTCTGGCAGAAACTAACACACCACAGAGATGGTCACACCAGGGGGCGAGAAAAGGAAGACATTTCCCCACCAACTCCCATGCATGGTCAGTTGAGGCTTCTCCCCAGAATGTTCACAGAGCCACAGGGGTTTTCTGTCAACTACAGAAGGGTGAGTGGGCAGTACGTGCACAGAGTCTGGGACAAGCCAGTGCAACAGCAATGTGACCTGAGTGTCAGCAATTGTCTCCCTGCCAGATTCCCCCACCCCATGGAGCAAGATTCTTGTTTTTAATGGTACAAGTTTTTTGTACCATTTGACCCCAAAGCACAGGCCCCCAAGATAATCTGCTACCCCACTGAAGAAATTGTGGTGGGTCCCAATGCCAGAGGAAAAGCCGGGAGTGGTGGGTTTTCCAAAGTGAAGATTTTCGAGGGGGATCAAAAACTTCTGGGAATTCCACTGGCCGGCTGACTACAGAAGCCAACCAGCTGTGAGGCCGCTCTGTGTCTCTGTGAGTGTTTAACAAAATGCCTGGCCCCTCCCTCAACTGTCACCTCCATGTAAGCAGGAACAGTCTGGTGACATCTCAGGACTACACACAGAAGGTCTCCTTAAGTCCCTGCTGGATATTGAATTGAGGAGGACAGAAGTGTCTGCAGAGCATGGGAGGGACCCTGAGCATGGAGATGCTGTCCTGGACCTCTCAGCCCTGCAGCCTCCCCCAGGTCCTCCTTGGATGGGACAGCTTTCTCCATCCTTCTATATCACACATGGACATGGCATGGGGGTCCCCCAGAATTAAGGACTTGGCTGTGGTGAGTGAAAGGACGCAACACAAATGAGACCAAAGCCTGGAGGAAGCTGCTTTTACAAGAATTTATTTTGCAGAGCCTAGAGACCTGAGCCAAAGGCAAGATGGACTCTTGAGTTTCTGTCCTAGGTCCAAGATTATGAAAAAAATTCCCTGATTCTCCCACCGATTCTTTCAATCTTTTCACCAATCTTCCGCCCACCTTGCTTGATAAGGTTAGGCAGCCAGCCAATTCTCTTGACACGTTGGGGCTGTGCACCAGGAGGAAACAGGCTTCTTGTGGGGGCTGACCTCAGGGTCAAGCCAACATCCCTCCTCACCTAGGAAACCCCCTTCCTGGGCCATCCCATGAGCCTTGGGACCCCAGTTTACCCTGTGGCTGTGATTTTTGGAGTATATGATTGAATCCCTGCACCCAATAAGCAGGTAAGAAAGCCATGGCCCAGAGATGGCAAAGAGTTTCCCAGGGTCACATAGCAAAGCTGGGAAGGTAACAcgaggcagtggttctcaacctttaGCTGGAGTCACAATACCCTGGAAGGCTTGTTAAAGTATAAATTTCTAGGTCCTATCCCCAAAATCCGATTCAGTAAGTCtgagtggggcctgagaatttgcaatTCTAACAAGTTTCCAAGTGAGGCTCATACTTTGTGAACCACCTCTCTGAAGGATTACAGCACTAGGTACTTCTGGTTCAAGTTGATTACGAGACTAGGGTAGGAGAGGCTTTCTCTGCTCTGGGGTGGACAGTGGTTAATTGGTCCATAAGGTGTCCCTCCATTGCTCCCCAGCCCCTGCAGCCCAGAAAAGGTCACTCACCCCATTACAGCTGATGTCAAAAGAGCCTGTGGCTTGGTCCAGGATGACAGTTCCCACACATTGCTTCACCAGCTGGGAAGGGGAGGCTTGAGGTCAATGGAAATTCCCAAGTCATAATCTTCCAGCTCTACCTCAGTGTCTGGAAATGTTCCCCGCCCCGGGGTCCTTTGTTCAGTCCCTCTGGAGGCACCCGCCTGCACCTCCAGCCCCCAGCCTCACCCCATTCTCCTTGAAGTCACACTGTTCCGGAGGCTGCTCTGTATTCTTGGGGCACACCGTCTCCTTCAGCACAAAGCTCACAGGCTTTGGGATGTATGGGTCCTCATCCTGGGCAGGGACAAGAAGTGGGGAGACAGAGCTCAGGCCCATTCCTGCCCTCTCTGATCCCTGACTCCCTGACCCCCCACCAAGAGAGCAGCCTTTCAACAACACCCACAGAGTGCTAGGCGGAGGGCTTGGTGCACAGGGACAGAGGAGAGGGGCACAGAGCCTTTTCCTGCCCTCATCAAGTCTACGGTGAATGGAAGCAGACCTCAAACAAGCTCTAAAGAGAAGCACCTTCTTCTGgcaggaaggaaaacaggggccttCCAGGTGGAAGCCTCAAGTCTGGGCAGAGGCCTTCCCTGTGAGGGAGATAACGGGACAGAGAGGAGACTTATGGGGAAAGTCACTCCCCAGAGCCAGTCTCCTCACCTATGCCTCTGGAGCTCCCAGAAACCCCTGGAATTCCAGAAATCACCCAGCAGCCTGCTGGGGGAGCAGGGGGGTGCACCTCTGTGCACAGTAAAGATTCTAAGGCAGAAGTGCTCATGCTGAGAGGGACACAGTTCCGGGCAGGTTTCCTGAAGGATATGAGGCTACTATATTTGAAGGAGGAAGTGGCTTCCTGGCAGGAGGTACAACATGAACAAAGGCCAGGAGGTTGGGCCTGGGAGTGACAGTGAGGCCAAGCCTGGGAGGAacagaccccacccccaccccactcaccACCTCGGGCTGCAAGTCCTGCCGCAGGAGGCGGTAGAGACTTTCCTCAGAGGACTGCTTGTTGAAGCCGTCCACAGCCTGGAGCACTGCTTCCTGGTAGCTGAGGGTCTGGCCGGTGGCCAGAGGCATCACCAGGCTCAGCAGCAGCAGTGACCACCGCCCCAGGGAGGTGCTGCTTTTCTGGGTCTCCATGGTCCTCAAGTCTGTTTTCCCCACAGCCTAAGGAAGCCCCTTTATGCCCAGGATGAGCCTGATGCAAAGACCCAACCAAGGGCCTTCCTGACCCGCCCCAACAACGGCCACCTGCTAGGGTGTGGGCTGGGGGTTtcctcagcccctgctgttgCCTCAGAGGGCTTGCAGAGAAGTGGGGAGATGGTTTCTCCACCTCCCGGACAAGTCTTGGCCTCTCCTGGGCCCCACCGGAGAATATCATAGCCTAAGTTGCTCAAGGAAGTTGAGCCCCGCAGGACAGGAAGGGGGTCAGTTATCCATCTCATATCCTTCTCCCACTGTGGCCTCAAGAATCAGGTTAAGAGTGTGTTCACCACTGAGTCCCCAGTGCTAGGTGCAGCTTAGCACACAGGAGGCCCTCAATGAATTTTAACGAATGAATAACAGTATAACCATCCCCCACCTAGAGAACTGTCCACTCAGTCAGCTGCATGGGAGAAGTTGCCGCTTCGGTTCCAGGTCACACTACCCTGTTCTCTGGTCCCAGCCCTCAGCTCAGGGGCTTGGCTCCATCTGTCTCCCTCTGGACGGGCCTGAATCCTTCTCCACTGCCTTTCTCCATCTGGAAATGTCCCCAGCCTCCTCTGGACAGGGCCTGCCACCCTGCCACCCTGGCTCCTCCCCAGCTGACCCTGAGGAAGGGTTGTCTACACGTGACCCTCTTCCTCACTCTCACATTTAAGGTGCCCGCAGCTTGGCCAGCCGCCACGGGATCCAGCGGCCACCCTCAAGCCTTGTCTTCATCAACTTTACCGAGGCTCTGGGGggccctctctcctttttttttttttttttttttttttttaagagagagggaggaagggaaggaaagacagagaaggaaggaaggatggaaggaaggaagggaggaagaaagggaaacatcttaaacattttcttgtttttttattatattttgtttgtttgtttgttttttacatgggctggggccgggaatcgaaccggggtcctccggcatggcaggcaagcactcttgcccgctgagccaccgcggcccgccctccctctctccttttgaCACTCTCTCCTCCTGTCTGCCCTGATGCTGCCCTCCTGgtttccctcctgcctctctggTGGCTCCTGCTCAGTCTCCTTCAAGACCCCTCCTCACAGTGTCCAGGGCTGCTCAGCTGCATCCAGGATCATGAGCGTGCCCAGTCCTCGCTTCAACCTGGGTTCATCCCGTCTCAGTCCCCACTTATGACAGACAGACACCATGTAGTCTATATCTCTGAGCTGTCCTGTCTGCTCTTCTGCTGGGGCCTCCTCCATGAGCCATGAGCTGGAAGACTGGGAAGCACCTCGCCTTCTTCTTCTGCCTCCTGGAGACACTCCCTCTGGCCTCTCCAACTGCCTTTGCCTCTGAACTATGGCCACAATCTCCAGTCTCCACCAACTGTATGCTCCAGGCTCTCTGCAGACCACATTCTGAACTCTGTACCCTTGTCCAGGGGCTCCTTCAAACTGCtggtttgtccatttcatccccGTGCCTTTTGGAGCCCACACACGCCTTGGCCTGGCATCAGAGCCTATAATCTAATTGCTCCTTATGGCCCTCACTCCCACTCCTGCACATCCCAGATGCCAGGTTGCCAGATACACCCTACCACTCTGGTGCCTCTGAGTCTCATGCTCTTTCTCCCGCCTCTGCACCCGTCTCGTCTGCTTGGTATGCCCCTTCCACCTtatgaagccttccctgacctccAACCAGACATAGCAACCTTCTCCTCTTTGCTCCAGGAAGATCTGAATACAAATAACTCCTTATCCAGTGCTCCAGTTGAGACACCAAGCTAGGGTGGCTGGTACTGGATGGTGGAGAGGCAATGGACCAAAGTGATAGAGGGGTCTAGAGACCACAAGGTAAATTCTGGTTCCAGCTCCCCTATGGATTGGCCATTTAGCTGCAAGTCCTGGGATAACTCTCAGTTGGCCCATGGGACGCTTGGCAGTTTGGACAAGTGCTGCAGGTTGCACATTCTGtcttgggaaagagaaggagaagtgggCTTCTGTGCAACCTGGTTTCACAGTCCAGGTGTTGCCCCAGTGGCCTCTTGGTCAAGCAGGGCTTGCACATCAGAACCTTTACAGCAGTTGAGGTTGGGGAGGAATTCATCCCGGGACATCAAACCCCTAGGGCTCTTTGGACTCCTTCACCTTCCTTGCTGGCATTGGGGTCTTCAAGAAGCCACATGGGGAGAAGCCAGTATCCATGTTAGTCCTCAGACTGACCTGTCTTACATTCCCCTAAGTCAGATCCAACACACTCAGAACCCCTTCCCAAGTGGCTGAAGGAGTCATTCTGGCCAATGCTGGATAGTCCTGCCTGCTTGGAATCAGTGTACAAGTGATGGTGCAAGGTGGCTTGCACTGGTTCTCTGATGCAAGTCAGAAGTTTGGATTCAGCGGGCCTTGCCTTTCCTTTCCAGGTCACAGCAGAGGGCCCACACTCCCAGTTTCCAGCCATGAGCCCTGTCCAGGGCTGAGTCCATGCAGGTGGGTATCCACCACTGAGATAGGGAGGCTGACTTGGACTCTGAGAACCCATGGCTGCCCTTCTCTCAAGGAAGGGGAGGTAGATGCCTCTTTAGAATGTCTTGCCCCATTAATAGGGTGAGCAGAAGATTCTAGGTAAGCCCAGAATTAGGTGGAGCTAAAAAAGAAGCTTTTAAGTATAGGGTCTTATGAGAATGGGGACAAATGTCCCTTTCCCACAAGGACCCTTGCTAAAGGCCTGGACAGGTCAAATCCTTCAGGCAAGGTCTCtatctgagtctctctctctctgaatctccaagcCCCACTTTGCTAAGCAGATCAGTTCACGGCTGCTTCTAATCCTTACAGACTTGGTGGGCACAAGCTCTTCACCATGTGGTCAGCGTGCAGTGCTACCATGAGGCTGCTGAGGGTTCAGGAAGGCCTTCCCTGAATTAGCAGATAATGgaacccctccccacccagaaCCCCTCCCTCGCAAGGAAACAAAGCCCACCTTGGCCCCATCCCTCTGTTCCCTCTCCGGCTCTCCACCTATACCCTGGAGTCTGAAGAGCCAGCAGTTGCTCTGACTGATGCACCCACCCTCCTTAGGCCTACTTACCCCTGGGACAATCTTTGTCAGGATGGCCAGTTTGTCCGAAAAGAAGACCATGCAGATAGTTCACCCTCTCAGGTGCACTGAGGAAGGAGTCCTGGGATGGGAATCCTAGGAACCATATCTGTCCTGAGCCCCTGTCTCTGTGGGCAAGTCCCTGGTAAGCACACTGGAAGGCCCAGGGCTTGGCAGTCAAAAAGCTCGGGCTGCCTGGGTTCTGGGCTGGGTGCTGTCAGGCTGGCTGTGTAATCATGGGCACCAGTGTATCCACATTGTGACTCAGTCTCCTTACCTGTAAAGCAGGGATGATCATAAAGGATGATATAAAGCAGGGataaaataataatcattctTTATAGAAATTATTGTACGGGTCAAATGCAATGCTGTGTGTGCTCAGTCCACATGAATTGTTGATGTTGTGGTTAATGTGACCTCTTGTGTTAATACTCACAAAGTAACGTGGAGCCCTGGAGGTAGTGAAAACGGAGTGACTCAGGCCATGAGCTGTCATCCCTCAGGGCCAGAATGCTTTAAAATGAGGATTTGACACCACTGCAGGACTCTCCCACATTGGGGAAGTGGACAAGCAGGCTGCACGcccatttgtatctctccagggagaagaaggaagaaggctGGTTCAAGACAGTGCAACTTCCTCATTAATTAATTTCTTGTTCTTGGGCacattgcttaacctctctgtgccttgctcTGCTATAAAATGGGTCCAGTAAGTTCTCCCTGAAGTGATGTGTTGCATGCAATAACCGATGTgcgggcagtgcaatggtggctctgtagtagaattctcacctgccatgccagacacccgggttctattccaggagcctgcccatgccaaaaaataactaaataaataaccGACATGCACATAAACTACCTGAGCACAGCCCATCCCCCTCCATCACACCCCAGGTGGGCTTTGAACTCATCAAAGCAGCTAAGTAAGGTGCAAACTGCATCAAAGCCCGTGGGACAGGAGCCTGGTCCTGTGGCCCAAGTGACTCAATTCTTATTTCTGGCAAATTGCCTCCCTTCCCTGAGTCTCTTCTTGTGCAAAAATCGGGGGCGATAACCCCAACCCTGGCAGACTGCAGTGTACGGGAGTCAGATGTGTATTCAGGGAGAAAAGTTCCCTTCTGTGCCCAGGCATCCTGGGTCACGGAGCTGGGTGTGCTGACGTTCTGTGGCCAACAGAGGGTGCCAGCCACAGCTCCTGCCCACGCCCTGGACAATCCCTGCCTTCTACCTTCCTTTTACTGGCAGGATTGTTCTGCCAGGAGACCTATGATGGGAGGCCTAAGCCGCTTGGCTTTGAGCAAGTCACTTTGCATTCTTGGACCTTGATGTCCTTCCTGTAGGATGGGAATGACATGCGCTGAAGTGTTTGCCTGGGGACAGTTGTGGCAGTGGGAAAGAAAGTGCATATCCACTGTCaagtcccccacccccaaggtgatttttttttttttttacgtgggcaggcagtgggaatcaaacccaggtctctggcatggcaggcgagaactctgcctgctgagccaccatggcccatcgcACTCCCTGCTCCCCGCCCAGGGCGATTTTATGAATGAGGCCAGGGTCAGGTCTCCTTGCTTGGCAAGAGGCCTTGCCCAGCTGTGCCTGACACAgaagcacacatgcacactcacgtGGAAGCTGTGTCCCCCTCCTTGCCCACAACCCTACCCAGGTCCCCATCACATTTCTACTTAAGAGTCTGTCCAAATGTCACCCCCAGTTGTCAGCCCTCTGTGATGCATTTCCCAACACCTGGCTGGCTAGGAGacagctccccaccccacctttaACCTCATGGGGGCCTGAGCTGCCCCTTCAGACTGGAACTCCCTGAGCTATCCCCTCAGCCCTGATGACAGGGCTGTGCCTCCTCACTAGGCCAGGTGCTCCCCAAATGTGACATTCTTGTCTATCTCCCAGACGAAGGGTCCCCAAGGTAATACCTTGTGTTCCCTTCAGCCCATAGCCTTCCTATAATGGACAGGATCCATTTCCTCTTTGTTTCCTCTCCGGACTCGGCACTCAGAGGGGTCCAGACCAGCAGCAAATAGGTCCAGAGCTAGGTTTAGggaacatttgttaaaagaaaaactacatgGCATAGAATGGTGATGAGTAATTTCTGGAAAATAACCTTAGGGTGATTTCCAAGAGGGGCCTAGGCCATGGAATCTGGGAGGTGGAGACCCTGTCCAGCCATAAAGGGGATACCTGGGTCTTGCCCAAATGTGGGTTCCTGGAATTGTTGGTTGACTGGGCCCCTCAGTCTTCCCCAAGGGCTCAGACTGCAATTATTTGCTGCTGGGAAAGGCCAGAGCAGCTGTGGGCAAGCACACCCTTTCTAGTCCAGGAATACACACCCGGGGCTAGGGACCTGTTGCACAATTTAGGTTTCCCAACCCCGGGTTTGCTACCAATAAGGAAAGCCAGGCCTCAAGCTTCTTGCCCTATGCAGCCCCGCGTGCCCTCTGGGTGACCTTATCTTGGGCAGTCCCAGTCTCTCCCTTTATCAGTGATCCATGAACCCCATGCAGCTCCAACAGGTCTGTGCCTCCAAGCAGCCAGGGATCATGCACCAGGCTGCCTGCTGCTCACCTTTTTCTTGGTGACCTCAGACTCACACCATCGGATTTTGCCTCCCCCTGTGGCTCCTTTCTGACCTTGCTCAGTTCTGCTCTAATGCAATTATTACGTGCATTGTTCAATACAGTAGTCACGAGCCACATGTggctaattaaaattaaagaaaagtaaaaatcagttcctcaaattgagtagattgaaatactagtgatcaatgaaagggagtggtaaggggtatagaaaaaaaatagggggaacaaaggttaaaatatattgggtagatggaaatactagtggtcaatgagagggaggcgtaaggggtatggtatgtatgagttttttcttttcctttatttttctggagtgatgcaaattttctaaaaaatcagtgtggacaaccaaagctataggctgagcccccagtcttggggtttgttcatatgaaacttaactgcacaaaggataggtcaagcctacttaaaatttaggcctaagagtcacccccaagagagcctcttttgttgctcagatgtggcctctctttccagccaacacaacaagcaatcttaCCACCCTCcgcctgtctacgtgggacatgactcccaggagtgtggaccttcctggcaacgtgggacagaaatcctggaatgagctgagactcagcatcaagcaattgagaaaaaccccagaatgagctgagacttaacatcaaggaattgagaaaactttctcgaccaaagggggaagagtgaaatgagactaagtgtcaatggctgagagattccaaacagaatcaagaggttatcctggaggttattcttacgcattaagtagatatcatcttgttgttcaagatgtgatggagaggctggagggaattgtctgaaaatgtggtgctgtgttctggtggccatgtttcttgatgatgattgaacaatgatattgttttcacaatgagactctgtgaatgtgaaaaccttatgtctgatgctccgtttagctactatatcaacagaagagtagaacatatggaataaaaataaataatagggggaacaaatgttaaaataaattcagtttgaaatagtggtaaatgaaagcaaggggtaaggggtatggt
This portion of the Tamandua tetradactyla isolate mTamTet1 chromosome 15, mTamTet1.pri, whole genome shotgun sequence genome encodes:
- the LOC143657250 gene encoding antibacterial peptide PMAP-23-like isoform X2 — translated: METQKSSTSLGRWSLLLLSLVMPLATGQTLSYQEAVLQAVDGFNKQSSEESLYRLLRQDLQPEVDEDPYIPKPVSFVLKETVCPKNTEQPPEQCDFKENGLVKQCVGTVILDQATGSFDISCNGNTQTEKHLLHKRTDGCILTN
- the LOC143657250 gene encoding antibacterial peptide PMAP-37-like isoform X1, yielding METQKSSTSLGRWSLLLLSLVMPLATGQTLSYQEAVLQAVDGFNKQSSEESLYRLLRQDLQPEVDEDPYIPKPVSFVLKETVCPKNTEQPPEQCDFKENGLVKQCVGTVILDQATGSFDISCNGPQRVKRIGWLPNLIKQGGRKIGEKIERIGGRIREFFS